The Engystomops pustulosus chromosome 2, aEngPut4.maternal, whole genome shotgun sequence genomic interval gattttagttttctcattggtcccttttgtaggctataacattttagatttttcgttattggggccaggtgatggcattttttgcaggatgaaatgctttttccagtgttaccattttggggttgctatCCCCTATTGTTGCTCTCCCCTATTATTTTTCTTCTGTGTTAACTGAATAGCCTTATATTcatggtcagtacgattacggggataccagacttgaatattttttcttatgttttactaaatttgccaattaAAACCCTAATCTGGGGGAAAAAatcatctatcatttttgtattgccgtcttccaagtggcataatatttttacatttttggctatggagctggttgatggctttttttgtgggacatgttgcatttgcaacagtatcattctggagtacatatgtttttttgatcactttttattgtatttttttgtgggattcaataggtaaaaatcataatttttggttgtttttttacggcgttcatcgtatgggttcaataattatttacttttattctacgagttgttacagacgcagtgatactatatatgtggggtttgtgttatgatttagacttttttgtgttataagtctctttatatgttatggggcttatgggcatttttattgatttattgctttattttttattgaataagatttttttttaacttttttactgtttccaccatgggacatgaacaagtaatcatctgattgcttcttcatgataatatcctgcaatactgatgtatcaaCGCCATCTTTCGGGCACTGCCAGCAGTCCGGATCGgatccagggctgccatagcaacaatgCCCCCCCACCGAAAAGGTGGGGGGGAGGGttggcgatcgtggggtaaagaccccccaaaggcaggttaaatgcagcGGTCAGTGCAAGCCCACTCTGACCAcgagtgttacactggggtgttgtTACCgactcaaatcttgagctgaaccagcatcaagtctgcgtccaatatatcggacacagagagctaagtcactgcgctcagcgtcggatatatatcggacgcagagtgctaaggggttaatcaagtacttttttatttgattttataatacaaacaaagaAACATACATTGCATTCTAGACAGTGAAGCATTCATTATCAGGAAACATGTTTGTAAATACCCTAGTAAGGGCCTCAAATTCGGCAGTCCAGAAGTATAACAGTCCACAAGGAATTTTCCTTGGCATATATCTCCAGATTTAAAGAAATGCAATGCTTTTTAAGGAGGGTTATGTCCAAGTTCAAGGGAATAATGGGAAACCTGATGCTAAATATCAGAAGAAGTCCCTTTAGTGAACGGTTTGTGCAGACGAAATTCTAAAGAACATTGTCGAAGTTCTTTTGGCTCATTTGCATTTGTATGGGTAGTAGAGGAAGGATAGAGGGTAGTAGAGGAAGGCTGCCCCTTCTTGCAGCTCTAATCCACACTACATGAATACTGATTGCAGAACACAGTTACTGTACTATTATGAAGTAGTCCTGTCCAGTGCTGTGCCTTGACTCCACTAAAGCATCCACTGGTCCTTAAGGACTGATAGTTTATTGTTACAAATTATCCTATTTGATGCCTGTCTCTGGCCACAATAAAAAATCAAACATCTATACTCACCTTGTGACTCCCCAATGCTAGTGAAGTCTGTGTTGTCAACCCTGGATTTGGTACACAATCAAActtgtatttatttgtatttaaatACAAACTTGTATTTATTGTACCCAGAACTGATATAGACTGATTTGAGAAAACGAAAACAGAGGTACATAAGGACCTGTACCTACTGTATTGTCCTAAAtcgacctgacaggttccctttaaaacctttTTATCACCATGAAAGTTCAGTGTTGTAGAGAtgaaggagctaagcagattcaTTTATAGCTTTTTGGGGAAATGACTCAATACaattagggtacattcatacaGCTGTATGCCggacgggagaggaggaggaggtgacccctccatagagaaaagagcCGCGCACTCGGGggaaaatagagcatgctctatcttttccccgtgtacggcgcggaacggtgccacacatgttgggccgccattgccgtctatggggacgtatatgagcAAATTTGCacctgcatatacatcccccagacggccgtgtgaatgtaccctttttcatatttttatatgtaaGCTCTTACATAACTGTCGGCTTACACTTGAGTCTATAAAACAATGAACACTCTACTCATGTTTCCAACGCCCCCTagaggtcctcttcttgctttgagTGCTccggctcctctttgggtccctaTGCCAGGTTGGCGCTGCCAGGACGTCGGCAAGCAACTGCCGTCATTGGGTGTGCCGGCCGTGCACAGGGACCCAAAGACTGTACCGTAGTACCTGAAGCAAGAAGAAAACctccggggagggggggggggctatatactggggaggcaggggctagcaggctatatatactgggggatatgggctggcaggctatatactggggggcaaaggctggcaggctatatactggggggcaaaggctggcaggctatatactgggggcaggggctggcaggctataaactggggggcaggggctggcaggctatatactgggggatatgggctaacaggatatatactgggggcaggggctggcggactatataatggggggctggctatatactggaggcagggtctggctgtatactagggggcatgggctggttggCTTTATATTtgtgggaagggggctggctggctgtatacttgggggaaggggactggctagctatatacttgggggaaggggactggctagctatatacttgggggaaggggactggctagctatatactttggggaaggggactggctagctatatacatgggggaaggggattggctagctatatacatgggggaaggggactggctagctatatacttgggggaaggggactggctagctatatacttgggggaaagggactggctagctatatacttggaggaaggggactggctagctatatacttggaaGAAGGggattggctagctatatacttgggggaaggggactggctagctatatacttggaggaAGAGGACTGGCTAGCTATGTATTCGGAGGAAGGggattggctagctatatacttgggggaaggggactggctacctatatacttgggggaaggggattggctagctatatacttgggggaaggggattggctagctatatacatgggggaaggggactggctagctatatacttgggggaaggggactggctagctatatacttgggggaaagGGACTGTatagctatatacttggaggaAGAGGACTGGCTAGCTATGTATTCGGAGGAAGGggattggctagctatatacttgggggaaggggactggctacctatatacttgggggaaggggattggctagctatatacttgggggaaggggattggctagctatatacatgggggaaggggactggctagctatatacttggaaGAAGGggattggctagctatatacttgggggaaggggactggctagctatatacttggaggaAGAGGACTGGCTAGCTATGTATTCGGAGGAAGGggattggctagctatatacttgggggaaggggactggctacctatatacttgggggaaggggattggctagctatatacttgggggaaggggattggctagctatatacatgggggaaggggactggctagctatatacttgggggaaggggactggctagctatatacttgggggaaagggactgtctagctatatacttgggggaaggggactggctagctatatacttggaggaAGAGGACTGGCTAGCTATGTATTCGGAGGAAGGggattggctagctatatacttgggggaaggggactggctacctatatacttgggggaaggggactggctacctatatacttgggggaaggggactggctacctatatacttgggggaaggggactggctacctatatacttgggggaaggggactggctacctatatacttgggggaaggggactggctagctatatacttgggggaaggggactggctagctatatacttgggggaaggggactggctagctatatacttgggggaaggggactggctagctatatactcgggggaaggggattggctagctatatactcgggggaagaggattggctagctatatactcggAGGAAGGggattggctagctatatacttgggggaagggggctggctagctatatacttgggggaaggggactggcttgctatatacttggggaaggggattggctagctatatacttgggggaaggggactggcttgctatatacttgggggaaggggattagctagctatatacttgggggaaggggactggctagctatatacttgggggaaggggactggcttgctatatacttgggggaaggggactggcttgctatatacttgggggaaggggactggctagctatatacttgggggaaggggattggctagctatatacttgggggaaggggactggctagctatatacttggggcaaggggactggctagctatatacttgggggaaggggactggctagttatatactcgGAGGAAGGGGATTGGCTAGCTACATacttgggggaaggggactggctagctatatacttgggggaaggggactggctagctatatactgggggatatgggctggtcagctttatactgagtgggggctgtgaccaatgcatttcccaccctaggcttatattgagtcaataggttttcccatttttttgtgttaaaattgggtatCTCGGCATATACACTAtgcaccccatgatctgtaaagtgctgcagaatatgatggcacgaTGCCCCAATCACTTGGTTATACTTGCATAGAGTCAGAAGCAGTTGACTTTTTGCCTTTTGTATTGTACAGTCATGGCTGCCATTCACTCTGGGTGCTGCTTCTAGCTCAGTGCTTCTTGTTTATGATCGTGAGGGAACTGGATGCCCCCCCACACTGAGAAACTGAGGGTGCACCTTCAGTTAACACCTGGCCCACCCCCTTCAATCCCATCTGCTTTTACTATCCAGAACACAACTGGTTCTACTGGAAAATAGTTTCTGTAACATAACTATTGTGTTGCACAAAATACAAGTACCTGTTAAATGGAAATTGTTAGAATAGTTTCCCCATGGTTGTGTCTTTATTAATGGAGTGCACACTCCTTGAACTTtgcactgcttttttttttaaccttgagGACAGTAACTGTAAATCGCTGTGCTGTAAAGGAAAAGTCTTATTCATATATTAAATATAGCCATACAGCCCTGTGCGTAGATTGGCCAGTGCCTAAAGGTCAATATAGGTCGCAGATGCTGGGGTTAACCTTTCTCTTTTCTGCTCTATACTAGGTGTCATTCCTTGCAGGGCTCGCTGATCTGGAACAACTGTCCATCATGAATAATCCCTGTGTGATGGCCACTCCATCTATTCCTGGTTTTGACTACAGACCTTATATTGTCAGCTGGTGCTTGAATCTGAAAGTTTTAGATGGATATATAGTTTCTCAAAAGGAAAGGTAGGGTATAAATTTGCATGATGATAATTATACGAGTAAGTTTTTGTGTTTGCGGAGGAGACAGACTAGACCAATGAAGGCAGTAGTCTTCATTATGGGTTCTTATGCATTCTGTTTTGTATAGGAAGCAAAAAAAAGCATTAACTCTTCTCTTGCTTTCATTATAGCTTGAAAGCAGAGTGGCTTTACAGCCAAGGCAAAGGAAGATCATACCGCCCAGGTCAGCATGTTCCACTTGTGCAGTACTTAGCATCTGTTTGTCCTCTGACGGCTGCACATGGTCTTCAGACAGCAGAGGACGCCAAGCTGGAGAAAATATTAAGTAAACAAAGGTAAAGACTTTTAACATTAGATAGCTGGAATATTCCTGTCCTATTTCCTCCTTCACTATATCTTTCTGCAGATCACTATAATACAggccccgacttaaggacacccctcTTACAGAaaaaccctagttacagacagatcactctgcccactgttacctctggatgattactttagtcccaggctgtaatgatcagctgtaaggtgtctttaataaagctttttaataattcttgttcccgtgacagcacaaaattttgaaaatccaattgtcacagggacaaaaaactttttgtctggagctacaattgtaaaatatacctgttccgactaacatacaaattcaacttaaaggacacctatcatcaggtctctgtcactagtcctgtcacttctacctgttggaacagctcataaggatcccatcccagcctttatctagtcaatccatacattaatcattaataaggctggtcacatggtcagaggcagtgatgtcaccgctgttccccctccccactcctccccctgctcatgtctgtgtgtaatgtatagtaaagcattgctagtgtgtctgctgacatgctgcatcctcctaatacacagacatcagctacacatgtacctgacatgttctgctgtaacatggctgcctggagctgttgtatctctcctatatacacacacaggctgcagggggcgtgtccagcagaaccaggaagcacatggaggagccattacaccattatacctcacaccattatacaggctgtcagtcaagcactgggggtgtggctgtgcctcccactcatgaataaggtggacagcttaaATATGATAATGATGCATTGGACATCTcgtaggtcatttgcatacagctttaggacctcattgcttaggtttacaggcatgtagagggacaatgaagggatagggggaatgctctctaatggcagtttatgaaaatatatttagtttagggggttaatttgcctgacgggttctcttaaagaacaaacctacagaacctttcttgtacctTACTTGGAGACTGCCTGCATTTAGAAGACTCCCTGTATTTCAAGGATCTAATATGCATAAACATAGATTAATAGTAGATTGTTATGAAAACATTACTAAGAAAGCATCCTGCCCCCTAAATCTATTTCATTGCTCTGAAGAAGAGCTGTTCCCTACCTCGCAACACATCATATATTTAACTcctgttttaataaaaaatattccagTCAGCTCCACTCATGTATTctggtgtctgcgcctccatctaCAGTCATTGTGTAATCTTCAGTTCCAGGGACCTACAGTATTCATCATGTCATGTCATCATGTCACATACAAGCAACCAACAGAATTACCACTTACCAAATTTGTTATGTATTTGTTTTTCTGAACTGTATTATTGATATTCATGTCTTTGGTTAGGTTACATCAGAGACAATTAATGCACCAGATCCGTAGTGAGACCCATCTCTCCTCAACCCCCAATAAAATATCCTATAGTTCTGCTgaacagcacagcccaaccagaacTTTTCAGCGGTCTAATAATAGTGGTAAGTTGGTAtactttcattgtattcttccctcagtgctgcagatcaGTAGCAGCTACGGCATTTAAAGGGCTATGACAGAGTCACTGGTAACTCCACTGACAACCTTATTTGTCTATTCCTCTATTCAATGGTTTGATACCAGGAATTTCAATATTCTTGATACTATGAAAGGTGTACTAAAATTTGATTATTTAGCATGAAGTGGCTAGGAAGTACAAGTGGCTACAGAAGTAcacctaagggctcattcagatggccaTGATCTGGCCACACCAATTGCAGCGAGACCACGGCCACAATAGAAGTATATGGCCCCCGGTCACGGCTTGACGTGCATACAGTTTAACTCCTCCATGACTCTGTCGGGCGCCTGTCTGCttatggagggggaggggtgaaGAGTGCTCACCCCGTTTCCTCCCAGCCATATGCTTACCCATGATCTGGTCCAGGCAAGCACCcagccgtctgaatgagcccttaacgaGATTCCCCACTGCTGCCTCGATTCCTATCCCGAACTATCCACTCCACCCTCCTCCATCGTAAAAATGCTTTATGGATATGTTATCCTTATGCCTTTAATGTGACTGAATACTGTATAAACTTTTCTTTCTTTCATACACAAATGTacatcttattttatttttctagaaCCAATTGTCAAGGTGGACACATGGCTTAGTGCAAGTAATTCTGGAGACATCTCCTACACATCAAGAAACCTTTCCTCCAGTCCTGCCCAGTCTGGGCCATCACATTATAACAACCTATACCTTGAAGACATACAGACTGATGAAGACAAACTGAATAGTAGCCTTCTGTCCTCAGAGTCCATGTTCATGCCCGTTGCCCCTGGCCTATCCCCTGTGTCTCCCATTGTAGAGCATAGAGTACCTGGTATATCCGGGGACTTAAGTGGCGATAACACGGTAGCAGAAATGGGCAAAAGTATTTCTGAGAATTTCGTAAAACAGGAGAAAGTAAAAGAAGACAATGTTGGCACAAAAGTGAGCAGCTGCATCATTCCTGTAAGATCTACAGAGTGCGGGAAACAAAAAAGCAATAATCATTCATCCTCttctgacactgttatggagttCATTCAGCCATCCAATGCCTCCTCTTCTTATAGTGACATGCTAGACGGCAAGGTGGTGCAGGTACCGGATAAAGACACAGACCGCTTCAATTTTATGAACAAAGCAGCAACTAAACTGCAGTCTTGTTGGAGAGGCTTCTATGCAAGAAGACATAACCCTAAAGTTAAAGAGGTACATTATGAAATCAGACTAAGCAGAATGCAGGAGCACATTGTCTTCCTCTCTCAAGAAGTCTCCAGGTATGTGTTGCTATTTATTAATGGACTGAAACTGTTAAGGATGCGGTTTTCTACAGTCTTTATGACTAGTTATCTATTGTATTCTGGAATGCTTACCTCTCATTTTTCAtataatatgaatatatataaataagacATTTTCTAAATTGAtgcttttaacaaaaatacagcatttcacagatataatttaatcctgtctctatctgtcctggtgtacagaattttggttgcccctggacctgaccctggatcttctgactttagggttgggagGATGTATAGCtctcctgtctgacactgcactgagctgaGCTCATTTCTGCCACTAACTCctacccctgcattccaggatcaGCTCACAAACACACAGAcacttatcaagctgtctgaaagtcaggatatttctagttgcccatggccaccaatcacagctcccctttaaaatgttcatgagcactggtagaatgaaagctgagctgtgattggttgccatgggcatctagaaatATCCTGaccttcagacagcttgataaatctgccttacTGACTTCCTGCCGCCGCATGAGGAGATTAAAGCCACAGGCAGAACAGATCTTTATCCACAggaagggaggcacagcagagctaTATGTATGAGCTGAGATtgtcatgtgttatatgcatctcatggatctcctcatctctgatctatctcgtATCTCTTTCTAAGTAtcagataatctaaccacattgtcagcacacagaactagaagaatcatgaagtgtctgcttagagagttcttgcccacaccctggaattttacattgaccatcactgagtgaccagagctaaaacagcaataaaattgtgaagtaaagggttaaaaattatctttattgtgtaatcatcactaggggattgaaatttgagaattttctttcacggacaaacccctttaagccacgtTTGGTAAGTTGTGTACAGACAGCGAGGCATGCTAACCAATTCACTTTCCTTACATTGGAGTGagcagcataaaaaaataaaaaaaattctacattttgtgcaaataaatctTGCGCTGCCATCCAAACATTGAACAATGGAACTGAAGTGGTCAGTCTAGCAGACAGACACATGATTTAAACCCTACCCCTCCCGCCATGCCAGATATATGTAGAGGCTGTGGCCTTATGATATATGCGGTGGGGCAATTCTAGACCAGGTCTTGACTGGCATAGCATTACACTATAGCctgcgccccctagtgtgcaGGCACACACCCTTCACGCCCACTTGATGTAAGGgggtaaataattgcaattcctggcgCACAGGATAGAAAACTGAGGTACAAGCTCGGATACATCTACCCCAGTCAGTATGACCTCATCCTGTCTTAGCTTTTGTCTTGCAAGAGGAAGAGCCAAAGGAAgtggagaaaaaaaatcattgGTTTAAGATTTATACTACTGATTTATCCCAAGTGGAGGCCCAAAAGATGTTGGTTTCTCAATGTGGTTGTGATCAGAGTTATATGGGAGTGAGgttctgcagtatattacatataacaCCTTACCTGATACACTACAGTTTAATTTGGAGATTTTCATTAATTACCTGATTGTGTGTTTTGCATTCAAAATTACTATTCCAAGCAAATGGTAATAGAAAATAGGTAAGAAACCATATCCCATTTTCTACATGGTAATATACACTGGCAGTGACCAGTAGATGGCGCTCACGTCTTTCTCTTTACAGTTGTGTTTTAGAGAATGTTTCCCTGGTGGATAGTTGATGAATATTGGAGGGATTTATCATTTAGACCAAGGCTGAGGGTGCGCTCACATGTTTCtagagaaacgcatgcaatcaattaaattactgttaacacttgtgtttacaaaacacaaatctTAACATCACCCTGAGGCTTCTTGGCATGTCCAGGAGCAGCAGGGCAGGTGGTAACAATAGCACATGGAGCAGCAGCAGAGCAACTAGACCGCGCTGCATTTGCACATTTTTACTAAACAGTTGTTTTACTTTCCTGACCATTATCATAACCTTAAAAGACACCtgccatcaggtctgtgtcactactacctgttggagcagctcacaaggatccatcccagcctttatctagtcaattcatacattcatcattgcaaaatcatcatttctttattatgtaaatgaggctggtcacatggtcagaggcagtgatgtcacccctgttaccctgtTTGCCCATAATTGCTGTGCTGCACATGTACCTCTGAGAATAAATAATAATCCATTTTTGATTTATATAGCGCTAACATATTCTGTGGAGCTTTACACGGTATTGGGTACATATAAGGACAACAggaatgagggtcctgctcaAAATTGCTTATAATCTATTGCTTCAAATGGAAAGTACCGCCCATCATACTAGTGAGATGGGACCAGGCCGTTCCCCGTGGAGATGCACTTATCATGTCTGTATTACCCTGGAGAATGCTGTTATAAGAAGAATCTTGTTAGACGTGTTTATGGGTTTCTATTTTTGGGATCAGAGATATATATAGTACATGCATGAGGATTACCGTAG includes:
- the CEP97 gene encoding centrosomal protein of 97 kDa isoform X3, whose amino-acid sequence is MMGVSKLVHLRVLNLPHNSIGYIEGLKDLVHLEWLNLAGNNLKVIDQINNCMSLQHLDLSDNNISQIGDLSKLVCLKTLLLHGNNITSLRSASTSLPQNMCILSLAENEIRDLNEVSFLAGLADLEQLSIMNNPCVMATPSIPGFDYRPYIVSWCLNLKVLDGYIVSQKESLKAEWLYSQGKGRSYRPGQHVPLVQYLASVCPLTAAHGLQTAEDAKLEKILSKQRLHQRQLMHQIRSETHLSSTPNKISYSSAEQHSPTRTFQRSNNSEPIVKVDTWLSASNSGDISYTSRNLSSSPAQSGPSHYNNLYLEDIQTDEDKLNSSLLSSESMFMPVAPGLSPVSPIVEHRVPGISGDLSGDNTVAEMGKSISENFVKQEKVKEDNVGTKVSSCIIPVRSTECGKQKSNNHSSSSDTVMEFIQPSNASSSYSDMLDGKVVQVPDKDTDRFNFMNKAATKLQSCWRGFYARRHNPKVKEVHYEIRLSRMQEHIVFLSQEVSRLKKERDEERVQRLVQEEAIRYLWDQVRSIQEWQSKVSVQKDNCPRSDVCPSETSAQQPSSDKGDIMDRKATPDIPDSGFHSIKTSHQETSASEKSSTEGSASSEQSLETVRHYQQLLPDFIEDQGTEAQGESESSKDDSSTDHDNSLLQQYLNKVEQLEQAEDSTSVSDVTEESRPEITNSSVNSDFLSSSCSHDYEEAKKEESEHEDICQSSGQSLLGSQDTGTEAAEGELQQ